The stretch of DNA gctaaaattttattcaaataaacaaaGAACTAAACGACACAaaggtatatattttattgtgctTTGAAGAGCGACAGAGTGGGTAAAATTTGTCACTAAAACCGATGAAAAGTGGGAATAGGGAGAATGTGAACTGTGATGTCAAGAGGCTcatgaataatattaaaagaaaaatctttggaaaaatattgtgaaaaattctttataagattttcttttacctaCTTATTTGAAAGAAGAAGCTTAATCAGAAATCTATTATTGGATTTTTGAATCATATAATCATTTTAGaactgaataaaaattagaagatGTTTATGTAgatggaaattaataaattttattaacgaCTCTTGCATACAAATTATCAGTTTCTGACAATTTGATCGttaattctaacgtttttaacggctcatttttttttttaaattttatattctgtttgacatttattttctaacttttgacatttgtaagctaatttgagatttatttttttaacttccacggtttctctttaaatatttgGAGATTTGTATACCAACGTTTGaccttttttaacgtttgatgttctTTTTATAATGCTTGACAGGctaatgtttgatttttatcatttttattttctaacatttgacagtTCTATTACATAATTGAAGAAtgctaacgtttgacatttattttttaaagcttaacGTTCCTTTAATTGGACGTTTTTATGGTAAAGGTTGACAtctattttctaacgttaagaatttttttttgagttcaaaaattttctaatatttgacttttcttttttttacgtttgaaataaaagtttgacattttaatttgtaacgtttaacgtttttagCGCTacctaacatttttaaatttgagaTTTCGGCACTTGTCGCTACTTGATTTCTTATCAAActcttgacatttttcttctaaagcgtgacatttattctaatatttgacgttttttaaTCACGTTTGAAaatcttatttcttttaatttttcacatttttcatgTAAGTTTCggaacatattttttttttaacaaggtTGGATTGGTTAACAGAGAcataatttagtatttttataaTATCGCAAATCTAGCGAATCAAATGCCTCTCTAGTATGAAAGGAACGAAAAGGCAAATAAATATTCCTAATAATATctacttaaaattaatgatttaaaaaacattaattttgctGGTTTTGGCTTCCAATTACGTcataaaaaacgaaaaatctttaaaatttttaaatttataacgACTTACCGTTTTTACGGccaaattccttttaaattctTGGTACTTGCTAGCCCCTTTGGTACCTCCACTTGGTGTGATTAACCGCCGAGACTCTCTCCACAGCTTAGTCTCCTGGAGTCAGTCTGATGTGATCGTGCGCACGGTTAAATTGTGCGcgggaagaatttttttccttcttctctaaATTGTGTGTGGAGACAATGACTTTCCTGGGTAATTGGCAGAAGACAACAAAGTCCCTTAGTGAGCGATATGCTCATCTCCTTGGGAAGGATCTAATGGCAGACATGGTATTCCTCGTGGGTGCCAATGAGGTTCGCATTCCCGGTCATAGGCTCGTCCTTGCCGTCAACAGTCATGACTTCTACAATGCCCTGTATCGCCTTCGTCCAGATCGGATGGAATTGCGTATTGAGGATGTTTCCGTTGGTGTATTTATGCGCTTCTTGGAGTACTGCTACACGGGTCACGTGAACATGGAAATGGACAAAGTGTTCGACGTGCTGAAATTGGCGATGCGCTACGAGATGCGTCACCTGGAAGGtgtttgtgtgaattttgtggTATGGTTTAGTTGTAGTTTTGTGCTCTTTCAACGtttcaatttctcaattttgcgcattttttgtgtttgaattgaatttaaatttttgcgcttaaaatttaaatttcttctgtaAATTTGTGATggttttcaaattcaaatctcATTTCGAATAAATTATCTTCAAAGTAAGAATAAAGCTCTTACCCAGTTCTCTCGATCTTAATTCAGGCACGTCACCTGAAGACAGCAAACTGCCTGAGATTCCTCAATAAAAGCTGGAATCTCAATTGCCTGCGCCTCATTCACAAATGCCAGGAGCATTTGGCTGAAAATTTCTGTGATGTCCTCAGCAATAATCGTCTTGCCATTGACTTCCCAGAACTCCCTCATGGTGCTGTGAAGTGGATTGTGGAACTTGAGACGCTGCAGTGCGACGAGAAATCCCTCTTTGATGCCGTAATGCTGTGGGCACGTCGTGAATGCACGCGCAATGGTATGGGGATGACACCACAGAATATGCGTACAGCACTTGGTGATATTCTCTATCAGATTCGCTTTCCAACAATGACAAATCAGGAATTTTCAGAGTGTACCCGAAAGTACCCTGAACTCCTTTCAGCGGATGAAATGACCAAGATCACGGTATTCAGCAATGTTCCAGCTGCTAAGGTGCgcttcaataaaaatccacGTCTCGAGGCCACATTCACATCTCTCTACATTGACAATGGTATCCAGGAAGTGGCTACAATAAGACGCATTACAAAAGGTTcgttaagagaaaaatatattttcttttaaagaatatttcaagtGGTTTAAGCGCTACGTTTTAAGTTAATCCTTTGACGTTCTTTATACGCTAATCCAAACGAGAAACATTATATTTTCCTGAAtacttataaaatttatttctttttccaatTTAGAAATATGTACGTTGAATTTGACTGTTAATAATTTaagggaattaaaaaaatcattttcagtcCAATGCTtgcttaaccctttaacgtccaacgtgaaacataaaaacattgaaacatgcgctcttttatcgcgatttttattctatgaatttttttagaggaattttctcactcagaacgtcttctttggccccttatgcgtgaatttgatgcatttgtaacatggaaaaacaattacattaataaataattgaaaaaataaaatgtttcacgtttgggtcagcgtatgacccaaaaaacgtgaaagggttaacttattttttattcaatgccGACGTTTCGAACTATATAAGTCTTTCCTCAGGACATTAAATGAACTCATTTTAACCTCgtctaaaaacaaaaattcactactattttttttaaagatttttaaaaaaaattctcaaacatttaaagatttcttaaattttctttaagcgaaacttaaaatttcttattaagttttcttaaacgaaagttaag from Lutzomyia longipalpis isolate SR_M1_2022 chromosome 4, ASM2433408v1 encodes:
- the LOC129796004 gene encoding BTB/POZ domain-containing protein 2-like, with the translated sequence MTFLGNWQKTTKSLSERYAHLLGKDLMADMVFLVGANEVRIPGHRLVLAVNSHDFYNALYRLRPDRMELRIEDVSVGVFMRFLEYCYTGHVNMEMDKVFDVLKLAMRYEMRHLEGVCVNFVARHLKTANCLRFLNKSWNLNCLRLIHKCQEHLAENFCDVLSNNRLAIDFPELPHGAVKWIVELETLQCDEKSLFDAVMLWARRECTRNGMGMTPQNMRTALGDILYQIRFPTMTNQEFSECTRKYPELLSADEMTKITVFSNVPAAKVRFNKNPRLEATFTSLYIDNGIQEVATIRRITKGHRVYDDHNRHGIRLTSSRRINIYGFGIIAKEGKSIYGKCSVWDAEFCFQFPDLKPDIRRKLWENYEIIYVIFKNPLTLESSTPYELSFFNCANVCCVNEIVRETVRKEEITFHFEKFQDFAAIPALLYRILA